One window of the Rhipicephalus sanguineus isolate Rsan-2018 chromosome 4, BIME_Rsan_1.4, whole genome shotgun sequence genome contains the following:
- the LOC125758404 gene encoding uncharacterized protein LOC125758404, with product MCGDVFYTVCHTDSDQHEFHYRRSVNACVETATDTVHSCNRGVNRFASIALCRRSCVRTRQRPAEECFAKPLFTSCARQDVLSSWWFFEGRKCVPWNFPSGGCPADDSAVFRTAHECRTQCLGGLRRSPCGPPQAVACDQRHLKYPFFADLSTSDGRIRCLRSSPGVLRDLRCLTGANRFRTREACMVTCENRPTS from the exons ATGTGCGGGGACGTGTTCTACACAGTCTGCCACACGGACTCTGACCAGCACGAGTTCCACTACCGTCGCTCGGTGAATGCCTGCGTCGAGACGGCCACTGACACCGTGCACTCTTGCAACCGTGGCGTCAACAGGTTCGCGTCGATTGCCCTGTGCCGCCGAAGTTGCGTGCGCACGAGGCAAAGGCCTGCCGAGGAGTGTTTCGCCAAGCCGCTGTTCACCAGCTGCGCCAG ACAAGACGTGCTCTCCAGCTGGTGGTTCTTTGAGGGCCGCAAGTGTGTCCCATGGAACTTCCCGTCGGGCGGGTGTCCGGCCGACGACAGCGCCGTCTTCCGTACGGCCCACGAATGCCGAACGCAGTGCTTGGGAGGACTCCGGCGTTCCCCGTGCGGTCCACCTCAGGCTGTTGCATGCGACCAACGTCACCTAAAGTACCCGTTCTTTGCCGATTTGTCCACGAGCGATGGCCGCATCCGGTGCCTGCGCTCATCGCCCGGTGTGCTGCGTGACCTCCGGTGCCTGACTGGCGCAAACCGGTTTCGCACCCGCGAAGCCTGCATGGTCACGTGCGAAAACAGGCCGACGAGCTGA